In Kordiimonas sp. SCSIO 12610, the following are encoded in one genomic region:
- a CDS encoding fatty acid desaturase family protein, protein MVNDSTDIKPKTATGSTQWQSLKPTDIVTTEQSHMLRQRSDWWGFYLILHAWGIIIGATLLYALVPNIFTFLIAIILIGGRQLGLAILMHEGSHAMLFKSRILNERITTWFAAWPMIINMQEYRKRHMAHHRFTRTDKDPENFLYTPFPVKPDSMIRKVLRDLTGIAFLRGQIGLFRAVAGEKEGRFTRIKAYYSGPILFNAALLAISALMGRIDLFFLMWLLPMATVQQLFVRVRNIAEHSTMPDLEDPLKNSRTTLTNIVGRATFAPYWVNYHIEHHMMPFVPCYRLKTLHEIMIDKGFGERMEIQKGYWNVLKLNASAH, encoded by the coding sequence ATGGTGAACGATAGTACTGATATCAAGCCCAAAACCGCCACAGGCTCCACACAGTGGCAAAGCCTGAAACCAACCGATATTGTCACGACCGAGCAATCACATATGCTTCGGCAGCGCTCTGATTGGTGGGGGTTTTACCTGATCCTCCATGCATGGGGCATTATCATTGGGGCGACCTTATTGTATGCGCTTGTCCCCAATATTTTCACTTTCCTGATTGCAATTATCCTGATCGGCGGCAGGCAACTTGGCCTTGCGATCCTGATGCATGAAGGCAGTCATGCCATGCTCTTCAAATCGCGCATACTTAATGAGCGCATCACCACATGGTTTGCCGCATGGCCAATGATTATCAATATGCAGGAATACCGCAAACGCCATATGGCCCATCATCGTTTTACCCGAACCGATAAAGACCCAGAAAATTTTCTATATACCCCCTTCCCCGTAAAACCAGACAGCATGATCCGAAAGGTGCTTAGGGACCTAACCGGTATTGCATTCCTGCGAGGGCAAATAGGCTTATTCCGTGCTGTTGCAGGCGAAAAGGAAGGGCGTTTTACGAGGATAAAAGCCTATTACTCGGGGCCCATTCTGTTCAATGCCGCGCTTTTGGCCATTAGCGCACTTATGGGGCGCATTGATCTGTTTTTCCTTATGTGGCTTCTTCCGATGGCGACTGTGCAGCAATTATTTGTTCGTGTGCGTAATATCGCAGAACATTCGACCATGCCGGACCTTGAGGACCCATTAAAAAACAGCAGGACCACGCTTACAAACATAGTAGGCCGCGCCACCTTCGCGCCCTATTGGGTAAACTATCATATCGAACATCATATGATGCCATTTGTTCCATGCTACCGTCTGAAAACTCTTCATGAAATTATGATTGATAAAGGGTTTGGTGAGCGTATGGAAATTCAAAAAGGGTACTGGAACGTGCTGAAGCTGAATGCCTCAGCGCACTAG